GAACAAAACACCAAGCATCGGATTCTGACCAATCTAACGGTCTTTCATTTGTGACTAGTCGTTGAAGACTCTCGCCCGGTGAACAAAAACCTTGCTCAAATTTCAGTTCACATACTTCCTTTGCATCAGGAGGCAAAGTCGTAACACTAGAAGAAGCCCAATGAGGAAAATCGAAGTGAGTTCTCGGAGATGGTGATATTGACAATGGCAACTCATTGATCAACTCTTTCACCAATGAAACAGTTTCATCACCTGAGATAAACTCATGTTTCAAAAGCATCTCTGCCGTCCATCTTTTTGAAGGATCCTTGATGAAACACTTTTCGAGAAAATCTTTTCCGACTTGTGATAATTCATCTGGAATCAACGGTGATTCGTCTTCTGCCCCAATTCGAATTAACAACGACCACATATTTGAACCGCTGCTTACATTCCATGCATGTTTACCCGTAGCCATCTCCACAATAGCGCAACCAAGAGCCCATATATCTGCCGGTGATTCATAAACACTCTCGTTCACCGCTTCTGGTGACATATACAATGGAGTTCCCCTACATTCCAATTTTCCACCATGTTTTAGACCTTTCTCCTTAGCAAGGCCAAAATCCGAAATCTTAACTTCGTCATTCTCAAATACAAGAATGTTTTGTAGCTTCACATCGCAGTGAACAAAACcattttcatgaacatgtttGAGTCCTTGAACGACTGATCTTGTGTAACGCCGAACGAGATTCTCTGGTAACTTACCACCATGATTCTTGAGTTGATCGGAGAGAGTACCGCCAGCAGCATATtctagaaaaatattataacactCTTCACCATTTTCGAAAGTTTGATCATGACCAAAATACTTAATAATATGTGGGGATGATCCTAAACTTTCAAGTATTTGTTTCTCGTTTATGAGAAAATGGGAGCCGTAAGTATCAGAGGTTTTGACTGCGGTGAGAGACGGAAAGATACCGGAATTCTGTGGGTGTGTGGCTAAGTTGACGGTGGCGAAGGTGCCACTACCTAGCATCTTACCTCGAACCCAGTTCTTCATGTTTTTGATACTACGAgatttttggtttggtttggtgtGTTACTCTATTTTGTTGGAGGAAGGAATAAAATAGAGAAACCTTGAAGAGTCGCGTCTTGTGttaataaggaaaaaaatatttgggaAGTTTATATACGagaaaaatttatgttgataattcAATTCAAAGACCTAACAAGGAAATTTAAGATGGTGGCTACTGGCTAATAAGAATAGGAAATATTTGAAACacgtgtgtgtatatataaggCGAAGAAAGCGTGTTTTTTAATTggaaaaatatcttttatattgaTTCTCAATCTCAACCGTACCGTTTCgaagatataatttttatttagaagATCCTAATCCTAATTAACTGCGATCAATAACTAATAATTAGTTTTCTTTTGACGGGTAActgttatttatacagtttaatTTGATGATTCGGATAATTGGATGTACTTGGAAGTTTTATCTTTTGTACTTTTTTGACAATAGAAATTTATCCTTAGTTCAAAGTTTCAAATTTCAGTCAATTTATTCATAAGATATTCCTTTATGTTTTGAAGATTCCTATTTCCTACCATATATGGAAAGGTCAAACACGTTTCCATGAAGTATAGTACTCTTTCACCAGGACTTTAGGAGTGTGATTATAAGCATTATTCATTGATAACAAGCTCAAAACTCTTCTGCTAAGCCTTTGAAATCATTATTTCTGCATGAATATTATTCCTTTagttctttttaaattttgaattaagtTTAAGGTTGAtgtctattttgtttttaagtacTAGAACTTAAGGAATATTCTTCTATATAATCCTTttaaaatcaacaattttttctttagatACTCTAGTCCAAAAAGAGAGATTTGGCTCAAATTCAGTGtttatagttaaaaataaaataaaagatactaCTTGTATCATGCCATGAAAATTGGACTCCCTCATCACACGGAATCCTGCATTTGGAACATTAGTCACCATTCGATCAACATTAGATGGTCtaaaaacatacattttttttagttttaatattaaaaaaccgAGCTTGAATTCCGATCTTTTGATCATAACTTAGCGGTAACTGATGTCCCGAACTCGTGAATGCGAAAAAATACCGACTATATTCATCGGTGGATTTATCATTTATTGAGCAAACAGGATTGTGCTTTGGCATCTGCATAACTATGCAAAGTGGTTAAATGGTAAGGGTAATGCTTGGAGATTCTATCATGAATCGGAGGCTGTTGATAATTATGAGCGAAATTGGGATTTTAAAGGTGGACTATGGAAGAGTACTGCAAAGTCTGATGAAGGTTATTGGTGTTCAAGGAAAATTATTCATTGAAAATTCTAATTAAGGCTATATAACTAAAATATCACCACAGAGgtgtatttgtaattttgtatcaATAATGTAgcttattttaatgttttgaaTTTGGCAGCTATAGGTATAACTGAACATCCTATTGAAGTATATCATATGTGAGAGGTGGTCAGAAATTTGTTGATATCTCAGCTAAAAAAGTATGCTGTAATGCGTGTACATTTTAGTACACTGTACTTTGCTTAACAGTATTGCGGGTTGGCTTTAGCAGAAAGATTTTGATGCACATTTAGTGGGTGCTTTATGTTGTTGTgtacaagtgtgagttatatgtcccacttcggataaaagagtaaaggttgaacaccttataagtaagaggacccataaactcaTCGCCTTAAGGTTTTTGGTAAGAGTGTGGTGCCTCAGTTGCTTGTGCGGTTGGTCTAGCCTCAATATGGACGGTCCCCCAGGCTCCCCTCGTGTTCCTACAGCAGTATCAGAGCCCGGTTCGACGAAGGGTACGACTGAGGCAGTCGGTCCGTTTGCGCAAAAAGCGGCGGTACAAGCAAGTGTCGGTCCGTTTGTGGAGGGGAGTGTTGTTGTGTACAAGTCTGAGTAAAACCCCGCTATCATGGGTCTGGGGAAGGGTCCGGGTAATACCCACAAATTTTaatgggtatgggcacgggtaagtactatactgcccagccccgcaaccccgcatatacatatttatttaatatcataagtaatttatttatttttagtgtataattaaataatttatttagctatttaagcctaaactaaaacctaaaccaaaaaacagcttaatacaataacaactccatcCTGCTGGTGTACAATATTTTAgagatattttggatgtttttaattGGACTAAATACTACAattcgtattattttatgagttaattttaaaatattttgaccatagttttatttcaattgtgatgtttttattgtcttttcatagttaaagtgcgggtatgggcacttggatacccatagggtatggggaagggcactaaagttgttgcccatgagggtacgggcacgggtacgagtaatttttaaaaatgcgggtatggggatgggcattgtagtaccctacccattaGATACCCATTGTCATCCCTAAGTCTGAGTTATATATCCCACATCAGATAAAAGaataaaggttgaacaccttataagatgATCCAACACTTGCAAATGTTATCTGTTGCTActgatatttgtataatcattTTCATTCAATAGTGTACATAATTGGTGGAGTCCgatcttataaaaaatatttctttaaagaAGCAATTCAAATTAAACTCAACTACAAGGTATTTTCACCTTTAAATTAGAAGATTTTTTTCCGATAAAATAAATCCAAACTAAACCACAAACACCCTTAATCGACATACGTTTATCAATAAAGATAGCATATCTGTTTGATTTATTGGAGAACCGACCGATGAATGATTGTGGCAAGAGTGTTTCAGTTAGGTTTGGGGGAGTGAGGTCAACCTTGGAAGTGGTGTCGTCGATTGTTGGCGTGGAGGAGCTGTTAAGGAAGTAGGAATTAGCTTGACAAGTGGCTCTGGCAACTTAATCCAAGTGCAGGCTATAGTGTTCATGGTGTCTACCGATTTCTCACTATCCAGGAACCGACATTATACTCGAGTTTCTAATTTCATATGGCAAAAGGACGTCCCTTTGAAGGTATCATTGTTTTGTTAGCGTCTCTTTCATAATATAGATTGTTagctaatgatattttttttgaacaagcagcTAAGGACAATTTGTCTACAAGAGGAATAATTTCTCATGATGTTCAGTTATGTGTTAGTGGTTGTGGCAACATTTAATCAACAAATCATTTGTTTTTGGGTTGTAATGTCTTTGGTTTTATTTGGCATCTTGTGCGAAATTGGCTTGGTTTCTCTTCGGGGGATCCTTTTGGAATTTTGGACCATTACCTCCAGTTTAGTATTTTAGCAGGTATCTCTGAAGCTCGGCGCTCTATGTTGAACTTAGTTTGGCTCTCTTGCGTTTGGGTAATTTGGAATGAAATGAATaataagatttttaaaaataaactaacttAAACTCATCGGCTTTTGGATAACTTACACTCAcgtgcccgtctttccgctctCTTTATTGTGTTAAcgtttgaaattttaattttgattaaaactaaaaatataaatgtttgttgctttcaagttataacaaatcaaaccaactatgattatctatttcaatgataacaacaaatataacaaaaatataatcaatttttttaatgacatcaacaataatttttattatagaaatcattatttaaaaaaaaaatctttattatagaaaaaattgttttgtggTAGTGATCGATGTTTGAAACCCGGACCTTGCAGATATTaggcattgtccttaccaactgagctaaattcACGAGAAACGTTTAGAGGTATAAATATACCCCTAaatatctttattttcatatcatgtttgttacattttttttaatatttaaatttattcttgtctatttgttacatatgttatttgtattgaaaattgataatttttttttgaaagagattattttctttctatataaTATAGATTAGTGTAGATattctaaattaattaaaaactgaaataaattatttaatagatattttacactttttatttcaaaaaaaaaaggaaaaatattttacacttttatatttttttatattttaacaaacaatacttgttcttgtaaaaaaaaacaaaaaaacaatacttgttttttttttttgttttcatctcTTTCATGATagcaataatataacaaatatagcATAACAATCCTCCTTTATAAGCAGCAGGCAGAACAAGATGAATTTACATTCATCCATTCGATATACAAGTAACGCTATCCTCCGATCGAAGATAAGAAGAGCTTGGAAAGATGGCAGCAATTGAGATGAAAACGATGAAGTCACGGTGTGGAGACGTCGGCACTACGATCTCCTCTGTTCGCGATCCCTCATGGTGGTTTGCACATGACAGTAAGGATTTCGCTTTTCCGTTTTTTCTATTAGTTATCTCCCATATAAGTTTTCACTATTTTGCAATCACAATTTTCATGTCAATCAATCTAATGATCTGTATCTATATATCTACAGGTTTCGGCAATGAGCTTGAGTTTCCATTACCTTGTCCAACACGTTGTTGTCATACTGTTTATCATCCAGTTATTCGTGTTGATTATACACCTCCGATTGCGGGTATGTTTGTACCTCCATACCTGAAGGCTTTTGTGAAAGAGATGACTACTCTGTCCTCCGATGACAAGAACAAGAATTCTTTTCTGGTAGTAGGAGGCAACCTCCCACCCGAGACAAGGAACCATGATTTGCTTCAACTTTTCCAGCCTTTTGGTCATGTCATCGGTGCCGATATTGCTATTGCTCAACACACTGGCCTTAGTGGCCGTTTTGCCTTTGTTAACTTTGCCACCAAGGAAGCTGCTCAGAGTGCTATTGAAAGACTCAATGGGATCGACTACCACAATTTCATCCTTAGAGTTGAATGGTCCACCCCAACAACAACCTAAAAGTATACATTTCCGGTACTGGTTTATGCATCTGTGTGTTTACGTTAAATGATAgttgtttcttctttttgcTTGCATCTGTACTATGGATCCTTATGTACTTTTTTGACAACagaaatttatctttttaagtTCAGTTTATTCCTTTATGTTTTGAAGATTCCTATTTCCTAACATATATGGAAAGTTCAAACATGTCCAATGAAGTATATATTAGGAGTGTGGTTATAAGCATTATTACTTATTGATTGTAAACTCAAAACTCTTCTGATAAGTCTCTGAAATCATTATTTCTGCATgaataatattctttttaaattttgaattaagtTTAAGAATCATacctattttgtttttaaattgaaaaaaaatctttatctCATGATATTCTAAAAAACTCAATATCACTAccgaaaaaaaatctaaaaactcaatatcaaaatttactctaaaacaaataaataagaataatttcTTGATAAGAATCACCTAATTAATTTCcgtccaaaaataaaacaacgatCACATAATGAAACGAAActaccaaaataaatatttacagaGTTATCGTATGTCCTCTCAAAGAAATTTATTGTATGTAGTTaagattttaacttaaaaaagaaaaaaaagatttcaactcaaactcaatgaTATATCCATGATCCATCCAATTTGATTAAAATCTCttgttcaagattttttttttataggttagTCATCATTATTTATTAGTTGATGTCGGTTGCTAGTTAGTAAATGTGTCTATGGATAGATAATAGATTTATGTTATGGTATATGACTATATGTGTTTGATAAATTGACACTAGATTGAATTCAAATGTGGTTAATATGATTTTAGGTcgtattttttcattatttcaattatatcctcaaacaaatttttctataataatatattatattgttggtgtcattcaaaACAGTGGCGTagccagaaaaaaaaataattttctattataatattatattgttaGTGTCATTAAAAACATTGGCGTAGCCAGAAAAAATAGTTCGGGTGAGTcactaaaataaactataaacagTAATAtgtaaacataaaattaaagtaGTAATAAGCATAAGCATGAAGTTGAAATTGCAAAGTTTGACTAAAAAACTCGGGTGGatgctttaaaaaaattaattacatagtTTACTAATGctataaattatgatttttttataatacaacTCTTAATTGGGGGAATTTTCAGTTGACAAGATAATATAAACGAGGTTTGAAACCCCCAAAAATTAGAAGGTCGGTAAACCTCCGTTAACCAGTCAAAGTATATGCATGAAAAAAATCGCATATGTCACTTTTGGAATCGCCGAAAACCtaaattgttgaaaaaatgtttaaaaccTCACAAAATAGtcctataatttttattttttttatttttcaggtgGACCACTAAACCAATTAATGGGGATTTGAATCTGCCGAACCCTAAAATCGTagcaaaattgtttaaaattcgCAAAGTAGACTTATggttgttgattttttaattttttaggatCCGGGTGGGCTGTGGcccaccccagcccatgaagggctctCAGATTAGAAAAGACAatgatttatattataattgCTATATTGTGagtgtcattgaaaaaaataaatataatttgttgagtttgttatactttgaaattcttaaacatctaatctctattttttaatcaaaatttcataaaaaacattCCTTGTTAAGTTTTGGCTTTGCCAACACACTGAcgttaatcaaaatttcataaaaaactcaatatcaaaatttactctaaaacaaataaataagaataatttcttaataacattcacctaattttttttggtacatattCACCTAAATCCAAGTATAAAACAACGATCACCTACTGAAACCgccaaaataaatatttaaagagTTATTGTATATGTCCTCTCAAAAAAAGTTACCGTACGTTCATAAGATTTTaactttccctcaaaaaaaaaaaaatattaactaagAAATTCCTCAAACAACGATCCATCCAATTTGATTAAGATCTCTTGTTcgcaaatttttatttatttttatataggttagtcattattatttattcgTTGATGTCGGTTACTATTTAGTAAGTATCTATGGTTAGATATGAGATAATCAAATTGTAAGTAACGTCatcatttataatattttaaaattaagtttactAGATTTATTTTAGGAATAACTTTCCTAAGAACGATGAGACTTTTATTTAaggtattttttaaaaaagatgttTAACGTGAATAAATGAAGTGTCTTGGTTCGAATCTTAACTCCTATGACATGGACAATTTATTGGGGCTGTTTGGTTCTAAAGATTGAGGGAGGATGGATAGCAATATCATGGAAAGTTTTCTGCAATCTGTGCTTTCCATTGTTTGGTTTGCTATCAGAGAGGAAAGAAAGGTTCAGTTTATGTGGGACCCATGCGTTAAAGATTTCCGTCCAGTGATGCAAAGAAAGTAGGGTGAAAAGTTTCAATGCACTGAAATGACATATCTACCCTTTGTTTTCCACATTTACATTTTACAtaccacttttatttttaatttgggaTTTTGGGTTACACGtgacttgttttttgtttttttatattactCTTTCATAAACATTTTTGACTAGTGCTAGTCACAcagaaaaaaacaagttacacttaaatttatttaaaattttacaataatattaaaattgccctcttcatgtaaatttttaaaaactcatattttatgatcattctgaacccttatcccctttcatccacaaatcaccatagatgtgcaaccaatatctgaatcaacatctttgttattgatctgtactatattcataaaggttagtgaatttcattttcgatgagtttctatttatttattgtttgttttggtatgagatatgcctgtcaatttgattttaagtgagaggttagtataaattaagtttacgtgtatgtatataaaaggggttagtgtagtttacgtatgtaggttaatgtaaattcaagtttacgtatgttcaatttaggttagtgtaaattcagtttacttacattcaatctaggttaatgtaaattaagtttatttatgttcaatttaggttaatgtaaatttagtttacgtatgtatataagaggttagtgtaaattcagtttacttacgttcaatctaggttaatgtaaattaagtttacttacattcaattatgtaaattaaatttacttatgttcaatctaggttaatgtaaattcagtttacttacgttcaatctaggttaatgtaaattaagtttgtaaattcagtttacttacattcaatctaggttaatgtaaattaagtttacttatgttcaatttaggttaatgtaaattaagtttacttatgttcaacttacgttaatgtaaatttagttgatttgaaatttttattttagttaaagggtatattagtcattctggggtgtaacttgttttttttttgtgtgactagcaccagtcaacatttttttatgtatattacTGGTGCAGTTgcaatttttaataaaacataattaattacaaaaataaataataatcaaattaatatttattctataaatatatacatatataaggaTAATTATGTCTTTTACTAAATATACATCTTTCTTTCCTCACATAATCTAGCCACTTTCACTCataccaaacaaccaaaaaaatcatctaaCTTTCCATTCACTTTCTACTCATTTTCATTCCTTCAACAATCTTTCCTCTTACTTTCTTTTCTcttccaaacaaagccttaaagtTGGTGCCGTTTAGGGTGGGAGACCTTCTTAGATCTCCTACTGTAGGagacctcttttttttttttgcaactaatatgattttttttattttagaataataTGTGTGCTTATTGACCCTTAGATAAGAATTAAATGATTGAGATTAAAAACCCTCTTTTAAACAACACATGTTCCTTGCTACATGATATCTTGTTTGTATGGATTATTCATCTTCTCCATATCAAAAGTGCAGATTCTAAATCAAAAATATATGTTGAAAGTGTATGCATCTTGTAGGGAACACACGAGGATGGTGGGGGTAACATTGTAGGATTTATAAGCTTCTTAATCCTTCATGACAAAAAAATTCGTTACAAATTCACTTGCTTTTTTAAAGTTCAAGAttaatgttttaaatatatcATCCTAGTGGGTCATGCTGCAAACAAATCTATGCCATTCAAAAGCTTCTTTCTAAATCTAATTAATAGTTGGCAtcgattttgaaattaaaataaaaataaaaattgtagtCTCCTACGATAGGAGACCCATTAAGGTTGTCTACCGTAGCCAACACCTTTAAAGCTTTCTCTCGACTCTATCCGTTATGCATGTTTCATAACATGGTCAATGAACATAAGGTAGAAGCACGCTCCACAATTCATTGCTTAAGTTATTGATAGGAAAAAGCGACATTGTTTTAAGAATGTCCCACGATTCTCAAGAATTCACTCGTAATCATCGCGTGGAAATTAAGGagtaaagaaaatagaaaaccacaatgaacaaaaaaataaca
Above is a genomic segment from Medicago truncatula cultivar Jemalong A17 chromosome 5, MtrunA17r5.0-ANR, whole genome shotgun sequence containing:
- the LOC11407345 gene encoding mitogen-activated protein kinase kinase kinase 20, encoding MKNWVRGKMLGSGTFATVNLATHPQNSGIFPSLTAVKTSDTYGSHFLINEKQILESLGSSPHIIKYFGHDQTFENGEECYNIFLEYAAGGTLSDQLKNHGGKLPENLVRRYTRSVVQGLKHVHENGFVHCDVKLQNILVFENDEVKISDFGLAKEKGLKHGGKLECRGTPLYMSPEAVNESVYESPADIWALGCAIVEMATGKHAWNVSSGSNMWSLLIRIGAEDESPLIPDELSQVGKDFLEKCFIKDPSKRWTAEMLLKHEFISGDETVSLVKELINELPLSISPSPRTHFDFPHWASSSVTTLPPDAKEVCELKFEQGFCSPGESLQRLVTNERPLDWSESDAWCFVRSN
- the LOC11405479 gene encoding eukaryotic translation initiation factor 3 subunit G gives rise to the protein MAAIEMKTMKSRCGDVGTTISSVRDPSWWFAHDSFGNELEFPLPCPTRCCHTVYHPVIRVDYTPPIAGMFVPPYLKAFVKEMTTLSSDDKNKNSFLVVGGNLPPETRNHDLLQLFQPFGHVIGADIAIAQHTGLSGRFAFVNFATKEAAQSAIERLNGIDYHNFILRVEWSTPTTT